One genomic window of Amphiura filiformis chromosome 3, Afil_fr2py, whole genome shotgun sequence includes the following:
- the LOC140148218 gene encoding LOW QUALITY PROTEIN: PI-PLC X domain-containing protein 3-like (The sequence of the model RefSeq protein was modified relative to this genomic sequence to represent the inferred CDS: deleted 2 bases in 1 codon), with translation MADGGDRHDADDVGLKEESIQAKTGDFSNWMSKLPPRLCCEPLKNIAIPGSHDSFSFYLDDTSEVAAGSPDTVRNLVSVFGATAKKIVHNWSVTQSLTFKEQLDHGIRYLDLRMSPRAHTSDLFFVHGLFGNTVESGLREINEWLDAHPKEVVLIDFNHFYDMSAEDHQILVLQIQQIFGDKVCPLMDIDKSALNVLWDNKWQVIVFYCHDDTTIDKTQLWPSNCIQSIWPNTTEAPKMVNRLEAYLTRGRPNDKFYVSQGVLTPTGTTILQRISSNLKDVCAPVAMKNLLFFLKNKSIGPKGINIVIADFVELDDFVSKVLALNPSE, from the exons ATGGCAGATGGCGGAGATCGACATGATGCTGATGATGTGGGACTGAAGGAAGAATCAATTCAAGCAAAAACCGGTGATTTCTCCAACTGGATGAGCAAGTTGCCTCCAAGACTGTGCTGTGAACCGCTAAAGAATATTGCCATTCCAG GATCACATGACTCCTTCAGTTTCTACCTGGATGATACCTCAGAGGTTGCTGCTGGTTCCCCAGACACAGTACGGAATTTGGTGTCAGTCTTTGGAGCAACTGCCAAGAAAATAGTGCACAACTGGTCTGTAACACAGAGTTTAACTTTCAAAGAGCAGTTGGATCATGGAATCCGATACCTGGATCTGCGCATGTCTCCA AGAGCACACACCTCGGATTTGTTCTTCGTTCATGGTTTGTTTGGAAACACAGTAGAATCTGGGTTGAGAGAAATCAATGAGTGGTTAGATGCTCACCCAAAAGAAGTAGTCCTGATTGATTTTAATCACTTTTATGACATGAGTGCTGAAGACCATCAGATACTTGTCCTGCAGATTCAACAGATATTTGGTGACAAAGTATGCCCTCTTATGGACATTGATAAATCAGCTCTAAATGTTCTATGGGACAACAAGTGGCAAGTGATAGTATTTTATTGCCATGACGATACCACCATTGATAAGACACAACTTTGGCCAAGTAATTGCATACAATCGATATGGCCAAACACAACAGAAGCCCCTAAAATGGTGAACAGATTAGAAGCATACCTAACACGAGGAAGACCAAATGACAAGTTCTATGTTAGTCAGGGAGTTCTGACCCCAACTGGGACCACCATATTACAGCGTATTAGTAGTAACTTGAAAGATGTCTGTGCACCAGTAGCAATGAAGAACTTACTTTTTTTTCTCAAGAATAAATCTATAGGACCCAAAGGTATCAATATTGTTATAGCTGATTTCGTAGAGTTAGATGATTTTGTATCCAAGGTGCTGGCACTTAATCCTTCTGAATGa
- the LOC140147116 gene encoding PI-PLC X domain-containing protein 3-like: MRDHQPISAPGFCLSLQVKTVDFSNWMSKLPPRLCYEPLKNIAIAGSHDSFSFYLDHTSEVASGPPGTVRNLVSVFGATAKKIMYNWSVTQSLTFKEQLDHGIRYLDLRVSARAHTSDLFFVHGLFGNTVESGLRDINEWLDAHPKEVVLVDFNHFYDMNAEDHQILVLQIQQIFDDKVCPLMDIDKSALNVLWDNKWQVIVFYCHEDTTIDKAQLWPSNCIKSIWPNTTEASKMVDILETYLTRGRPNDKFYVSQGVLTSNGTFILQHIDSSLKNDCAPEAMKNLLLFLKNKSIGPKGINIVIADFIELDDFVSKVLALNPSE, from the exons ATGCGAGATCATCAGCCCATTTCTGCTCCTGGTTTTTGCTTGTCCCTTCAAGTAAAAACCGTTGATTTCTCCAACTGGATGAGCAAGTTGCCTCCAAGGCTGTGCTATGAACCGCTAAAGAATATTGCCATTGCAG GATCACATGACTCCTTCAGTTTCTACCTGGATCATACATCAGAGGTTGCTTCTGGTCCCCCAGGTACAGTACGGAATTTGGTCTCAGTCTTTGGAGCAACTGCCAAGAAAATAATGTACAACTGGTCTGTAACACAGAGTTTGACTTTCAAAGAGCAGTTGGATCATGGAATCCGATACCTGGATCTACGTGTCTCCGCTAGAGCACACACCTCGGATTTGTTCTTCGTTCATGGTTTGTTTGGAAACACAGTAGAATCTGGCTTGAGAGACATTAATGAGTGGCTAGATGCTCACCCAAAAGAGGTAGTCCTGGTCGATTTTAATCACTTTTACGACATGAATGCTGAAGACCATCAGATACTTGTCCTGCAGATTCAACAGATATTTGATGACAAAGTATGCCCTCTTATGGACATTGATAAATCAGCTCTAAATGTTCTATGGGACAACAAGTGGCAAGTGATTGTATTTTATTGCCATGAAGATACCACCATTGATAAGGCACAACTTTGGCCTAGTAATTGTATAAAATCGATATGGCCAAACACTACAGAAGCATCTAAAATGGTGGACATATTAGAAACATACCTTACTCGAGGAAGACCAAATGACAAGTTTTATGTTAGTCAAGGAGTTCTGACTTCCAATGGGACCTTCATATTACAGCATATTGATAGTAGCTTGAAAAATGACTGTGCACCAGAAGCAATGAAGAACCTACTTTTATTTCTCAAGAATAAATCTATTGGACCCAAAGGTATCAATATTGTTATAGCTGATTTCATAGAGTTAGATGATTTTGTATCTAAGGTGCTGGCACTTAATCCTTCTGAATGA